AGGTCCTGCGCGTCGGCCCGCCGCGACGGGTGCAGCCGCACCCGGGTGCCGGCGGCCACCGTCACGCCGTTCACCATCAGCTCCGGCGAGGCCGGGGGGAGCCGGACGCCGTGCAGGGCGAGCAGGTCGTCCGCGCCCATCCGGTCGCAGCGGTCGACGATCGCGGCGGCGCGCGGGTCGGTGGCCCGGGCCTCGGCCTTCTCCTGCTCGGTCATCGTCATCACCCGCAGGCTGAGCAGCTCGTCGATCTCGGTGGCGTCGAACAGGTCGCCCGGGCTCTGCTCGGCGATGTGCGGGTGGTCGTCCAGGATGATCGGCGAGCCGAGCAGCAGGCCGGTGGTGTCCGGCGGCCCGGCCAGCACCGGCCAGCAGCGGTGCTGCCGGCAGCGGGCCGCCTCCGGGCGGTCGGTGCGCACCGAGACGAAGGTCGCGCCGTGCGTGCGGAGCAGCAGGTGGGTGGCGACCAGCGAGTGCCGCAGCGCGGCGTCCTTGCCGGTGACCGGGCCGGGGTGCTCGTTCTCGACCTCGACGGTGAGCCGCAGCAGGTCGCCGTCCGGTTCGGCCACGGTACGGACCCGGGCGGCCAGCGGCCGCCGGGACCGCAGGATCCACCCGTCCGGCGGGACGTCGGTGACCTCCTCGCCGCCGGGCACGCTCACCCGGTAGGTGGTGGACCCGCACAGCGGCACCCCGGGCAGCACGATCTCCCGGGGCACCGCCTCGTCGCAGCTCAGCACCGCCGGCACCCCGGTCACCCGGCGGGCCTGCACCTGGAGGAACCGCAGGTGGATGTCGACCACGCCGTACCCGAAGTCGCCCGGCGCGACCAGGCACTGCATGCTCATCCCGGCCGGCTCGGCGAACGCCGACGGCTGCGCCCCGGGCGGCCCGAGCACGCCGAACTGCCACCGGAACCGGTTCTTCAGCGCGCCGGCCCGGTACGGGTAGAGCAGGTAACCCTCGTAGAGCACCGCGTCCGCGACCGCCCGGGCGGCGTCCAGGCTGGGCGTCATCCCGGTCACCCGCCCGCCGGGGAGTGGGTCAGCTCCAGCTTCTTCCCGCCGCCGAGATACATGTGCACGCCGCAGGGCAGGCACGGGTCGAAGCTGCGCACCGTACGCATGATGTCGATGCCCTTGAAGTTCTCCCGGTCGTTCTCCTCGAAGATCGGCTGGCCCTGCACCGCGTCCTCGTACGGTCCCGGGGTGCCGAAGCTGTCCCGCGGCCCGGCGTTCCACGGCGTCGGCGGGTACGGGTGGTAGTTCGCGATCCGGCCGTCCCGGATCACCATGTGGTGCGAGAGCGCGCCGCGCACCGCCTCGGTGAAGCCGCAGCCGATGCCCTCGTCCGGCACCTCGAACGGCTCCCAGGTCTTGGTCCGCCCGGCCCGGATCTCGCCCAGCGCCCGCTCGGCGAAGTGCAGCGCGCAGGCGGCGGCGTACGCCTGGAAGTAGGTCCGCGCCCGGTTGCGCTCCAGCGTGTTGCTCCACCGCGGGATGGTCCACTCCAGCTCGACCGGACCCTTGAGCGCCGTTTTCGGCAGGTTGATCCGCACGCTCGACCCGGTCGAGCGGACGTACCCGATGTCGACCAGCCCGGCCAGCGCCGTGGTCCAGAGCCGGGCCAGCGGGCCGCCGCCGGTGTCCAGGGCCAGGTAGTCCTTGCCGTCGAACCAGCGCGGCGACATCACCCAGCTGTACTTGTCGTCCAGGTCGCGTTTCTGCGGGTGCGGGTTGGTGTGCTGGTTCCACGGGTGGCGGCGGTCGACCGGGTTGCCGAGCGGGTCCTGGGTCACGAAGATCTCCTGGTCCGCCCAGTCGTCGTAGTACGACGAGCCGAGCAGGATCCGGATCCCCAGGTTGATCTTCACGAGGTCGGTGGTGATCAGCTTGCCGTCGACGACGATGCCCGGGGTGACGTACATCTTGCGACCCCAGTCGGCCATCCCGGCGTACCGGAAATCGCAGTGTTCGGGGTCCTGGAAGGACCCCCAGCAACCCAGCAGGACCCGGCGGTTGCCGACCTCCTCGTAGCCGGGCAGCGCCATGTAGAAGAAGTCGAAGAGGTCGTCGTGCATCGGCACGGCCTTCTTCATGAACTCGATGTAGCGCATCAGCCGGGTCAGATAGTCGGTCATCAGCTGGCTGGTGGCGACCGTGCCGACCCCGCCCGGGTACAGCGTGGACGGGTGCACGTGGCGCCCCTCCATCAGGCAGAACATCTCGCGGGTCATCCGGCTGACCTGGAGCGCCTCGCGGTAGAACTCACCGGTGAACGGGTTGAGCGAGCGCATGATGTCGCCGACGGTGCGGAAGCCGTGCCGGTCGGCGTGCCGGGCCTGCGTCCGGTCGGCCAGCTCCAGCACGCCCGGGTTGGTCTCGGCCACCATCTTCTCGCAGTAATCGACCCCGACCAGGTTCTCCTGGAAGATGTTGTGGTCGAACATGTACTCGGCGGCCTCGCCCAGATTCACGATCCAGTCGGCGAGCGGCGGGGGCTTCACGCCGTACGCCATGTTCTGCGCGTAACAGGAGCAGGTGGCGTGGTTGTCGCCGCAGATGCCGCAGATCCGGCTGGTGATGAAGTGCGCGTCCCGCGGGTCCTTGCCCTTCATGAAGATCGAGTACCCGCGGAAGATCGAGCTGGTGCTCCGGCACTCGGCGACGACCCGGCGCTCGAAGTCGATTTTGGTGTAGATGCCCAGGCTGCCGACGATCCGGGTGATCGGATCCCAGGCCATCTCCACGAGCTCGGTCATGCGGTCTCCACCGTCCCGCCCGATAGTGTGACGCGTGTAACAGCCTTGCGCGGTGCGTGGGAGACTGTCAATCGGCCCGGCGAACACCACCTGACCGGGTATCCCGGAGGCGCGAACGTGCACGAGTTGTCGATCGCCGAGGGCATCGCCGGCGAGGTCCGGGACCGCGCGGCCGGTCGCCCGGTGCGCCGGGTCACCGTGCGGGTCGGCGCGCTGCACGCGGTGCAGCCCGACGCCCTGCGGTTCGGCTTCCAGCTGGCCGCGGCGGGCATCGAACTGGTCATCGAGCACCGGCCGGCGACCGTCCTGTGCCGAGCCTGCGGGCGGGAGAGCGAGCTGCCCGATCAGATCCTGCTCTGCTCGTGCGGGAGCGCCGACGTGGCGGTCACCGGCGGACGGGAGCTGGAGATAGTCACGATGGAACTGGCCTGACCGGTCACCCGGCCAGCGCGACCACCGGCTGCCGGTGCCAGATGGGGACCAGCTCCGCGTCGGCGGGCGTGTGCCGCACCCCGACCACCCGGTCGGCGTGCACGCTGCTGGCGGTCTCGGCGGCCACCGAGTGCAGCGCCGCGGGCGAGGTGACCAGCACCGGCAGGCTCCCGTCGGCCAGGCAGTTGTGCAGCGCCGTGAGGTTCTCCCGCAGCCAGGCGCGGTCCTGCCGGGCCGGCATCGGGACCACGTGGTGCCGGGTCAGACGGCGACGAAGCCCGGCGATCACGGCCGAACCGGCCGTCAGCGCCGGGCCGTCCGACCCGAGCACCACGAGGAGCTCGTCGGCCGCCGCGAGCTCGGCCAGCCGGGACACCATCCGGTGGCAGCCGGTGGCGGGCTCACGGACCACCGCGACGGTGACCGACGACTCGTCGGTGGGCAGCTCGAGCAGCGATATTCCGGCCGGCCGGGCCGGCGGTGGCTCGAACGGCAGGTACCACCGTCCGGCATTGGCGACGGCCAGGGCCCGGTGCTCGGAGATGCGGTGCCAGATCACGTTCTCGCTCCTCGGGGATTCGTCGTAGCGGGGGCGCCCTCCGGCAAGGGGGTCACCGCTCATGACGGTGCCGGTCTGGCGTGCTGGTCACGTTGCCCTACCCTCCCCGACGGCCACCAGCCCCAAGCGTGTCCGCCCAGCTCTGGGCGCCTGCGGAGGAAGGGAACACCTGGTCACGGGTGGTGCCGGACAGTTGTGTCCGGTGGCCGGCGGCGCTGGGCGAGTGCACTCAGCCGATCGAGTGACGGGCGCGTTCGCCGATCCGTCGCTGGAACGTGGTCAATGCCCGGCGCACCTCGGAACCACCGTCCGGCCCCCGCCAGTGCAGCCGGATCGCGCCGGCCAGCGCGAAACAGACGTCGATCGGGACGAGGGCGGCGTCGAGGCCCTCCGGGGTACGGCTGACGTAGATCGCCTCGACGTCCGGGGCGGGCATCCGGAACAGCGGGCACACCTCACCCAGCGCCGCCCAGTCGCCCGGATCCACCGTGGACTCGGTGGTGCCGGCCGGGCTCGGGCAGCAGGCCACCGGCCGGCCCAGGTCGCTGTTGACGAAGACGAACACCGGGAGCGCCGGGATGCCCAGCCGGTTCCAGTCCGACCCGTCGAGGGGATGGTCAGGATCGGTCAGGTAGCGGTTCGGGATCGCCCGGAGCCGGCCCGCGCCCTCCGGGGCGAACAGCAGGTGGCAGGCCCGGCAGACGCAGCGCAGCGCCCGATCGTCCAGCGCCACCAGGTGACCGTGCGGCTCACCCAGCGGCTCGCCGCAGAGCTCGCAGCGGCGTACCGGGCCCGCGCCCGGCCGGGCGAAGCGGCGCAGGCTCACGGCGAGCGCACCGCGCCGGGCCGGCGGGAGATCTGGAGCAGGGCCGGCCGGGCGGGTGGGAACCGGACGTCGACCGGGCCCGCCTCGGGCGCCGCCCGGCGCACCGCGGCCTCGATCCGCTGGACCAGCGCCTGCCGGGTGCCGCCGCAGCCCGGGGCCGGCTCGGCGGCATGCACGTGCACGGTGCCGTCCGGGTCCAGGTCGATGACGGCGCCGGGAACCGCCGCGCGGATCCGGTCGGCGGCCGGCACCGGATGCAGGTCGTGGATCAGCAGCAGGCTCGCCACCAGCGGGTCCGCGCACAGCTCGGTGACCCGTTCCGGGCCGAGCGCGGCGGTGATCCGGCCCAGCCCGGCGCCGTAGAGCTGGACCAGGCAGCGGACCAGCTCCTCGGCGGTGTCCGCGGCCCGCGGATCCGGCCCGGCGCGCAGGGCGGCCAGCAGCCCCTCGATCCGCGCGGCCACGGTGTCAGGATCGGGCGGGCTCATCGACCGGCTCCATGCCGACCCGGACGGTGAAACCGCGCAGGGTCTGCACCAGCGGCACGAACGCGGTGACCGGCCCGGTCGCCGCGCCCACCGGGTTCTCCATGAACGGCTGGAACTTGTCCGGGAAGCCGGGCATGGTGCAGCCGATGCAGATGCCGCCCACGTTGGGGCAGCCGCCCACCCCGTTGATCCAGCCCCGTTTCGCCACGTTGCACCGCACCACCTGGCCCCAGCAGCCGATCTTGACGAGGCAGGCGGACGAGCCGGGCCCGGCCACGAAGTCGCTCTGGTCGTAATAGGACGCGCGGTCGCAGCCGGAGTGCACGGTCGCCTCGAACAGCCACCGCGGGCGCAACTCCTCGTCGAGCGGGATCATCGGCGCCTGCCCGGCGACCTGGTTCAGCAGGTAGACCAGGGTCTCCGAGAGATTGTCCGGATGGGTCGGGCAGCCGGGCACGCAGACCACCGGCACCCCGGCCGTCGAGCGCCACTCCCGGCCCAGGTAGTCCGGCACGCCCATGGCGCCGGTCGGGTTGCCGGCCATCGCGTGGATCCCGCCGTACGCCGCGCAGGTCCCGACCGCGACCACCGCGGTGGCCCGGGGCGCGAGCCGGTCCAGCCACTCGCTCACGGTGATCGGCTGACCGGTCACCGGGTCGTTGCCGAACCCGCTCCAATACCCCTCCGGCTTGTTGCGCTCGTCCGGCACCGAACCCTCGACCACCAGGATGAACGGGTCCAGCTCGCCCCGCTCCGCGCGGTGCCACCAGGTCATCAGGTCCGGACCGTTCTGATAGTCCAGATAGGGCCAGTGCAGCTCGATCGGCGGCAGGCCGGGCAGCGCGCCGAGCACGATCTCCTCGATGCTCGGCTGGGTCGCGGCGGTCAGCGAGACCGATTCGCCGTCGCAGCTGAGGCCGCCGTTCATCCACAGGATGTGCAGCACCCGATCGTCGCCGAAGTCTGTTGGCAGCATCGCCGTCACCGTCCGCTCGATACCCGGCAGCCTAGGCTCCCGCGGCCGCTCGCAGAAGCTGGTCACCCGTCCGGGCCGGCGTAAGGTGACGCCATGGTTCCGGACGCCCCGGAGAGCATCGAGATCCTCCCGCTCGTGGTGGTCACCCAGTCCTTCCCGGCCCGCCCGTCGGCGCTCCCCGACGTGCGCGCCTTCCTGCGCCGGCAGCTCACCGGCCGGCCGGTCTCCGACGACGACGTGCGCCAGCTCTGCGACCGGGTGGCCGACGTGCTGCTGACCGCGGCCGGGGTGACCGGCCGCCTGCAGATCTCGCTGCGGATCTTCCCGTCCTGGGCCGAGGTCGACGTGCTCAGCACGACCGGCGACGAGGTCCCGGCCCCGGCCCCGCCGCCGGCCAGGGCCGATCCGGCCCCGGCCGCGACACCCCTTCCGGGTACGCGGGAGCCGGCCCCGTCGTTCGCCCTCTGGCTGACCGCCCTGCTCCGCAGCGAGGGCCTGACCATGGAGGCGGCCGCCCGCCGCCTGGACGTCTCCACCAAGACGATCAGCCGCTGGGTCTCCGGCGCCACCGAACCCCGTCTCCGCGACCTCTACCGCATCCAGGAGATCTTCGGCGAGGCCCCGTTCCGCTGATCGTCGCGAACGCCCGGCCCGTCCCGGTGGCCGGAGCAGTTGACGGAGCGGCCCGGGCTCCGATACTCATGAGTAACAAAAGCCCGGAAGGCTGGTGAGACGTCATGGCCGACGTGACCCGCACGGCGTACCGCACGTGTCCGCTCTGTGAGGCCGCCTGCGGGCTGGAGCTGACCGTGACCGGGGAGACGGTGACCGCGGTCCGGGGGGATCGGGAGCACGTCTTCAGTCACGGCTTCATCTGCCCGAAGGGTGCGACGTTCGGGCGGCTCTCCGAGGACCCGGACCGGCTGCGCCGGCCGCTGGTCCGGCGGGCCGACGGCCGGCACGAGGAGGTCTCCTGGGACGAGGCGTTCGCGGCGGTCGAGGCCGGGCTGCGGCCGATCCTCGAGACGTACGGGCCGCAGGCGGTCGCCGCGTACCTCGGGAATCCGAACGTGCACACGATGGCCGGCGGGCTCTACCTGACGCCGCTGCTCAAGGCGCTCGGCACCCGCAACATCTTCTCCGCCAGCACCGTCGACCAGATGCCCAAGCACGTGTCCTGCGGTTATCTGTACGGCAGCCCGCTCGCCATTCCGGTGCCCGACCTGGACCGCACCGACTTCCTGCTGATGCTCGGCGCCAACCCGTGGGAGTCGAACGGCAGCCTGGCCACCGCGGCGGACTTCCCCGGGCGGCTCAAGGCGATCCAGGCCCGGGGTGGCCGGTTCGTGGTGGTCGACCCGCGGCGCACCCGGACCGCCGACGCCGCCGACGAGCACCTGTTCATCCGGCCGGGCACCGACGCGTTCCTGCTGTTCGCGATGGTGCACACCCTGTTCGACGAGGGGCTGACCGAGTTGGGGCGGCTCACGGCGTACGTCAGCGGGGTCGACCTCGTCCGCGAGCTGGCCGTGAGTTTCCCGCCGGAGAAGGTCGCCGCGGTCTGTGATGTTTCCGCCGAGCGGATCCGGGGGCTGGCGCGGGAGCTGGCGGCGGCGCCGACCGCGGCGGTCTACGGGCGGATCGGCACCTGCACGGTCGAGTTCGGCACGCTGACCAGCTGGCTCGTCGACGTGCTCAACGTGCTCACCGGCAACCTGGACCGGCCGGGCGGCGTGATGTTCCCGCTCGCCGCGCACCTGCGGCCGAACACCGAGCCGGGCGGCAGGGGATTCACCGTCGGCCGCTGGCACAGCCGGGTCCGCGGGCTGCCCGAGGTGAAGGGCGAGCTGCCGGTCGCGGTGCTGGCCGAGGAGATCGAGACGCCGGGGGAGGGGCAGGTCCGGGCGCTGCTCACGGTCGCCGGGAACCCGGTGCTGTCGACGCCGAACAGCGGCCGCCTGGACCGGGCGCTCGGCGGGTTGGACTTCATGGTCAGCGTCGACCCCTACCTGAACGAGACCACCCGGCACGCGGACGTGATCCTGCCGCCGCTGGACGCGACCCGGAAGGGGCACTACGACTTCTCGTTCCTGGCCCTGGCGGTGCGGAACTTCGCGGCGTACTCACCGCCGGTGCTGGCGGCGGAGCCGGGCGCGCTGGACGAGTGCGACATCCTGGCCCGGCTGATCCTGATCGTTTCCGGTCGCCAGGGGGACCTGCACGAGGAGTTGCTGGGCGGGGCGCTGCGGAAGGTCGGTGCCGCGCTCGGCCGGGACGCCGGTGAGCTGCGGCAGCAGGTGACCGGGGCGGGACCGGCCGAGCGGCTGCTGGACGTGGCGTTGCGGACCGGGGCGTACGGGGACTGGTTCGGCGCGGCTCCGGACGGGCTGTCCTTGCAGCGCCTGCTGGACGCCCCGCACGGGGTCGACCTGGGACCGCTCAAGCCGCGGATCCCGGAGGTGCTGCGCACGCCGAGCGGCCTGATCGAGCTGTGCGCGCCGCCGCTCGCCGCCGAGACCGAACGGTTGCGCTCGGCGCTCGACCGGCCGCGGCCCGGGCTGGTCCTGATCGGGCGGCGGCACCTGCGCTCCAACAACAGCTGGATGCACAACGTGCCGGCGCTGGTGAAGGGCCGGGACCGGTGCACGCTCCAGGTGCACCCGGAGGACGCGGCCCGGCTGACCCTGGCGGACGGGGTACCGGCCGCGATCACCTCACGGGCCGGGTCACTGTCGGTCACGGTCGAGGTGACCGACCAGGTGATGCCGGGGGTGGTCAGCCTGCCGCACGGCTGGGGCCACGACCTGCCCGGCGTCCGGCTGGCGGTGGCGGCGGCCCACCCGGGGGTCAACTCGAACGTGCTCACCGACGAGTTGGTCGTCGACCCGCTCTCCGGCAACTCGGTCCTCAACGGCATCCCGGTCGAGGTCAAGCCCGCCTGATCCGGGTGCGCGGAGAGGCGCGTCAGGGGCGGCGCAGGGCGCGCAGGCCGGTGACGAAGGTGGGCAGGTCGTCGCCGAGGGCGGCGAAGAAGGCGGCGTCGCACGCCTCCACCGCGACCACCGCCCGGTTGGCGAGGTCGCGGCCGGCGTCGGTGACGGCCACCGCCCGGGCCCGCCGGTCGGCCGGGTCCGGGGGACGGTGCACCAGGTCGCGGCCCTCCAGCGCGCGGAGCACCTGGGAGGTCATCATCGGATCGGTGGCGGCCATGCCGGCCAGCGCTTTCTGGGTGACCGGGCCGGACGCCTGCAAGTAGGTGAGCGTGGCCAGCAGCACGAACTGCACATGGGTCAGGTCGAACGGCTTGAGCGCGGCGCGCTGCGCGGCCTGCCACCGGTTGGTGACCTGCCACAGCAGCAGGCCGGGGCTGTCGTCCGCGCTCTCGTGCGCGGTGGCCAGGCTCATGCCGCCCGCATGGCGTCGTGGACGCGGGCGAAGTCGGCGCCGGTGAGCTGGACCAGGCCCCGGCGCAGCTGGACGCCCCAGCCCGGGTGGGCGGTGAGGTCCAGGCGCACGGACCGGATCGGTGTCTCGATCACGTCCGGAAGGTAGTCGATCCGGCGCCGCCACGGGTGGAAGTCACCCTCGTCGGCCTGCCAGATCTCCGCGTCGGCGACCGTGCCGAGCGCGGTGAACGCCTGCAACGGCGCGCCGTCGCGCAGGCTGGTCCGCGGGGAGTAATAGACGAGGTGGTCGCCGGGGGCGAGGCGGGCGAGCCCGGTCCGCTTGCCGTGCCCGAGCTGGGCGATGCCGAGCCGGACACCCCGCCGGACGTGGTCCCGGCACACCACGCCGAGCCAGTGCGAGGTCATGCCGGCACCCCCGCCGCGCGGGCGGCGGCCTCGAGGCGGGCGAGGTCGCCGTCGATCCCCGAGGCGATGCCCTTGCCGAGAACGGCGGTCCAGAGGAAGGCGAGCGGGCCGGTGACGGTGACCCGGACCGCGACGGTGGTGCGGCCGTGCTCCTCGGTGACCAGGTGCTGGAAGGTCAGGCGCGCGCCGGCCAGCAGCGAGACGTCGGTGAACTCGCGGCCCGGGACGAGCGACGTCACGACGAACCGGGTCACCGGGCCGCCTTTCGGCTTCAGCTTGCCGGTCGCGCCGGTGCGGAACGGGCCGTCGAGGCGGACCCAGTCGGTGTCCGTGTTCCACTCCGGCCAGGTGGCCATGTCGGCCCAGCGCTCGAAGAAGGCCTGGGCCGGGACGTCGGTGGTGATCTTCGCGGTGGCGATCGTCTTCATGGAATTAGTATGCGCGCTTACTATCCGGCCGTCAAGCCACCGGCAGCGGATCGCGGGGGAGGGGACGCTAGAGGCCGGCGCCGTCGGTGGTGATGGTCCGGGCCAGGCGGTCCAGATAGGCGCGGGCGGCGGCGACCAGGTCCAGCGCGCCGCCACTGAGGACCCACTGCAACTGGAGGCCGTCGCTGTTGGCGATGCACTCGCGGGCCACGGCCACGCAGTCGGTGTCCGGGAGGAACTCGCCGGTGGCGACCGCTCGCCGCAGGAGGGCGGCCAGGCCGTGCACGGCGTTGTCGTATCGCTCGGCGAACAGGCTGTGCGCCGGGCTCGACGTGTCGGCGGCCTCGGCCGAGACGATGACGAACAGCTCGATCAGGCCGGGCTCGGCCAGCTGGCGCTCGGTGACGCCGGCCAGGCGGCGGAGCACGTCGCGGCCGGTGGCCTCCGGCGGCAGGTCGTCGAGCCACTGGGCGGCGCTCCGGATGCGGCGCTCGACGACCGCGAGGAGCAGGTGTTTCTTCGACGGGAAGTGGTGCAGCAGGCCGCCCTCGGTGATCCCGACGTCGGCGGCGATCCGGACCATCGACGTGTGGTGATAGCCGCCCCGGGCGAAGTAGCCGGTCGCGACCTCCAGGATCGCCTCCCGGCGGGCGATCCCTACGCGATAACTTCCTGGGGGACGCCGCGGCATGGGCCCCACGGTAACGCAAGTGACGCACCGTGAGGCCCGCTGCCTCACGGGCGCATCTCGTACGCCCCGACCAGCGCCAGCACCTGCTCCCACACCGCCGCGGTCCGCGCCTCGTCGGCGATCGGCCGGCGGATCTGGGCGAGTGCCCACGCCGCCTGCTCGTCGGTGGTCGTGGTCTTGCCGTGCAGATCGGTCGCGTGCTGTGCGAAGTCACGCACCAGCACCGCGAAGATCTCGTCCAGCAGAGCGTGGTCCAGACCGGTCAGCTCGGCCTGCTCCAGGATCAGGTGTCCATAAACGACCAGGGCGAACAGCTGGCCGACCGACAGCAGGAAGTCCAGGTCGGCGTGCTGCTCCTTGGCCACCTCGAGCCCGCGGAGCGCGTCGGCCTGCTTGCGGAACTCGGCCACGTTGGGCAGGGCGGCGAACTTGTCGTAGGCGATCCGCCAGTCGTGGAACCGGATCGCGCCGAGCCCCCGGGCCGGGCCCTGCCGGAACAGGAACTCGTCGTCCGCCGCGTCGGTCCGGGTCGGCACCTCGTCGAAGACGGCCGGGCTGTGCAGGTAGTTCGGCATGAATTTGAGGATCAGCGCCAGGTTGACGTGCACCGTGCCCTCGAGTTTCGGCAGACCGCGGATGTCCATGGCGGCCTTGTCGAAGTAGGTGTCCGCCTCGAAGCCCTTGGCCGCGATCACGTCCCACATCAGGTCGATGACCCGCTCGCCCTCGGTGGTGACCTTCATCTTGGTCATCGGGTTGAAGAGCAGGTAGCGGCGGTCGTCCGGGCCGGCCGAGCGGAAGTAGTCGACGGCCCGGTCGCTGAACAGCTTCATGGCGACCAGCCGGACGTACGCGTCGGCCAGCTCCCGCCGCACGTGCGGGAAGTTCGTCACCGGCTTGCCGTACAGCATCCGCCGGTGCGCGTGGGTGACCGCCTCGTACATGGCGTGCTCGCAGATGCCGATCGCGGCGGTGCACAGGTTGAACTTGCCGACGTTGACGGTGTTCAGCGCGGCGTCGAAGGCGGCCTGCCCGGTGTGCAGCACGTCCTCCTCGCGCACCGGGTAGTCGCGCAGCTCGAACGTGCTCACGTACATCTGCTTGTTCACGACGTTCTTGATCAGGTGGTAGTTCGGGTGGCGGCTGTCGGC
Above is a genomic segment from Actinoplanes ianthinogenes containing:
- a CDS encoding helix-turn-helix domain-containing protein, which encodes MVPDAPESIEILPLVVVTQSFPARPSALPDVRAFLRRQLTGRPVSDDDVRQLCDRVADVLLTAAGVTGRLQISLRIFPSWAEVDVLSTTGDEVPAPAPPPARADPAPAATPLPGTREPAPSFALWLTALLRSEGLTMEAAARRLDVSTKTISRWVSGATEPRLRDLYRIQEIFGEAPFR
- a CDS encoding nickel-dependent hydrogenase large subunit, translated to MTELVEMAWDPITRIVGSLGIYTKIDFERRVVAECRSTSSIFRGYSIFMKGKDPRDAHFITSRICGICGDNHATCSCYAQNMAYGVKPPPLADWIVNLGEAAEYMFDHNIFQENLVGVDYCEKMVAETNPGVLELADRTQARHADRHGFRTVGDIMRSLNPFTGEFYREALQVSRMTREMFCLMEGRHVHPSTLYPGGVGTVATSQLMTDYLTRLMRYIEFMKKAVPMHDDLFDFFYMALPGYEEVGNRRVLLGCWGSFQDPEHCDFRYAGMADWGRKMYVTPGIVVDGKLITTDLVKINLGIRILLGSSYYDDWADQEIFVTQDPLGNPVDRRHPWNQHTNPHPQKRDLDDKYSWVMSPRWFDGKDYLALDTGGGPLARLWTTALAGLVDIGYVRSTGSSVRINLPKTALKGPVELEWTIPRWSNTLERNRARTYFQAYAAACALHFAERALGEIRAGRTKTWEPFEVPDEGIGCGFTEAVRGALSHHMVIRDGRIANYHPYPPTPWNAGPRDSFGTPGPYEDAVQGQPIFEENDRENFKGIDIMRTVRSFDPCLPCGVHMYLGGGKKLELTHSPAGG
- a CDS encoding MarR family winged helix-turn-helix transcriptional regulator, with the protein product MSLATAHESADDSPGLLLWQVTNRWQAAQRAALKPFDLTHVQFVLLATLTYLQASGPVTQKALAGMAATDPMMTSQVLRALEGRDLVHRPPDPADRRARAVAVTDAGRDLANRAVVAVEACDAAFFAALGDDLPTFVTGLRALRRP
- a CDS encoding molybdopterin oxidoreductase family protein gives rise to the protein MADVTRTAYRTCPLCEAACGLELTVTGETVTAVRGDREHVFSHGFICPKGATFGRLSEDPDRLRRPLVRRADGRHEEVSWDEAFAAVEAGLRPILETYGPQAVAAYLGNPNVHTMAGGLYLTPLLKALGTRNIFSASTVDQMPKHVSCGYLYGSPLAIPVPDLDRTDFLLMLGANPWESNGSLATAADFPGRLKAIQARGGRFVVVDPRRTRTADAADEHLFIRPGTDAFLLFAMVHTLFDEGLTELGRLTAYVSGVDLVRELAVSFPPEKVAAVCDVSAERIRGLARELAAAPTAAVYGRIGTCTVEFGTLTSWLVDVLNVLTGNLDRPGGVMFPLAAHLRPNTEPGGRGFTVGRWHSRVRGLPEVKGELPVAVLAEEIETPGEGQVRALLTVAGNPVLSTPNSGRLDRALGGLDFMVSVDPYLNETTRHADVILPPLDATRKGHYDFSFLALAVRNFAAYSPPVLAAEPGALDECDILARLILIVSGRQGDLHEELLGGALRKVGAALGRDAGELRQQVTGAGPAERLLDVALRTGAYGDWFGAAPDGLSLQRLLDAPHGVDLGPLKPRIPEVLRTPSGLIELCAPPLAAETERLRSALDRPRPGLVLIGRRHLRSNNSWMHNVPALVKGRDRCTLQVHPEDAARLTLADGVPAAITSRAGSLSVTVEVTDQVMPGVVSLPHGWGHDLPGVRLAVAAAHPGVNSNVLTDELVVDPLSGNSVLNGIPVEVKPA
- a CDS encoding SRPBCC family protein — encoded protein: MKTIATAKITTDVPAQAFFERWADMATWPEWNTDTDWVRLDGPFRTGATGKLKPKGGPVTRFVVTSLVPGREFTDVSLLAGARLTFQHLVTEEHGRTTVAVRVTVTGPLAFLWTAVLGKGIASGIDGDLARLEAAARAAGVPA
- a CDS encoding DUF5947 family protein, whose product is MSLRRFARPGAGPVRRCELCGEPLGEPHGHLVALDDRALRCVCRACHLLFAPEGAGRLRAIPNRYLTDPDHPLDGSDWNRLGIPALPVFVFVNSDLGRPVACCPSPAGTTESTVDPGDWAALGEVCPLFRMPAPDVEAIYVSRTPEGLDAALVPIDVCFALAGAIRLHWRGPDGGSEVRRALTTFQRRIGERARHSIG
- a CDS encoding hydrogenase expression protein HypE, whose protein sequence is MLPTDFGDDRVLHILWMNGGLSCDGESVSLTAATQPSIEEIVLGALPGLPPIELHWPYLDYQNGPDLMTWWHRAERGELDPFILVVEGSVPDERNKPEGYWSGFGNDPVTGQPITVSEWLDRLAPRATAVVAVGTCAAYGGIHAMAGNPTGAMGVPDYLGREWRSTAGVPVVCVPGCPTHPDNLSETLVYLLNQVAGQAPMIPLDEELRPRWLFEATVHSGCDRASYYDQSDFVAGPGSSACLVKIGCWGQVVRCNVAKRGWINGVGGCPNVGGICIGCTMPGFPDKFQPFMENPVGAATGPVTAFVPLVQTLRGFTVRVGMEPVDEPARS
- a CDS encoding hydrogenase maturation nickel metallochaperone HypA — its product is MHELSIAEGIAGEVRDRAAGRPVRRVTVRVGALHAVQPDALRFGFQLAAAGIELVIEHRPATVLCRACGRESELPDQILLCSCGSADVAVTGGRELEIVTMELA
- a CDS encoding TetR/AcrR family transcriptional regulator produces the protein MPRRPPGSYRVGIARREAILEVATGYFARGGYHHTSMVRIAADVGITEGGLLHHFPSKKHLLLAVVERRIRSAAQWLDDLPPEATGRDVLRRLAGVTERQLAEPGLIELFVIVSAEAADTSSPAHSLFAERYDNAVHGLAALLRRAVATGEFLPDTDCVAVARECIANSDGLQLQWVLSGGALDLVAAARAYLDRLARTITTDGAGL
- a CDS encoding EVE domain-containing protein — encoded protein: MTSHWLGVVCRDHVRRGVRLGIAQLGHGKRTGLARLAPGDHLVYYSPRTSLRDGAPLQAFTALGTVADAEIWQADEGDFHPWRRRIDYLPDVIETPIRSVRLDLTAHPGWGVQLRRGLVQLTGADFARVHDAMRAA